A part of Synechococcus sp. KORDI-49 genomic DNA contains:
- a CDS encoding DUF3119 family protein, translated as MSSTPSSVTLKPDVRLPLLVVALGAALLPLPLHPWPTLVVALFGLFLLLQTASLRLEFEERALIVWQNGRELRRFPYDQWLAWRLFAPWLPGLLYFRETKSIHFLPILFSPGELRDQLEQRVGDLEVPKAEDASSPS; from the coding sequence ATGAGCTCAACCCCATCAAGCGTCACCCTCAAACCGGATGTGCGGCTGCCGCTGCTGGTGGTGGCCCTCGGCGCCGCGCTGTTGCCGCTGCCGCTGCACCCCTGGCCCACGCTGGTGGTGGCCCTGTTCGGACTGTTCCTGCTGCTGCAAACCGCCAGCCTGCGACTGGAGTTCGAGGAGCGGGCCCTGATCGTGTGGCAGAACGGCCGCGAACTGCGTCGCTTCCCCTACGACCAGTGGCTGGCCTGGCGGCTGTTCGCTCCCTGGCTTCCAGGACTGCTGTATTTCCGCGAGACCAAAAGCATCCACTTCCTGCCGATCCTGTTCAGCCCCGGCGAACTGCGGGACCAACTGGAGCAGCGGGTGGGCGACCTTGAAGTGCCGAAGGCAGAGGACGCCAGCTCACCTAGCTAA
- a CDS encoding type II toxin-antitoxin system Phd/YefM family antitoxin — MTTVNVLEAKTQLSRLLLQAEAGETVVIARAGKPSAQLVPIDKKRKGLKPPGAMRDQIRIGEDFDAPLNLLFDAAIEPDSSRDR, encoded by the coding sequence ATGACCACGGTGAATGTGCTTGAGGCGAAAACCCAGTTGTCGCGCCTTCTCCTCCAAGCGGAGGCAGGAGAAACCGTTGTGATTGCTCGCGCCGGCAAACCCTCCGCCCAATTGGTGCCGATCGACAAAAAGCGCAAAGGATTGAAGCCACCGGGGGCCATGCGAGATCAGATCCGCATCGGCGAGGACTTTGACGCCCCACTGAATCTGTTGTTTGACGCCGCCATTGAGCCCGACAGCAGCCGCGATCGATGA
- a CDS encoding nucleotidyltransferase domain-containing protein gives MEGSCPPTTSTVAAIRRRKRDQRIVLLRQQASALLMDHPNAHLWLFGSWARGDWDAFSDVDLLAIAPSRGEANRLAEAVLEAGMADDVLALSDQEWQERRTGDDPYWRAIGRDALRLSQP, from the coding sequence ATGGAAGGTTCGTGCCCGCCAACAACATCCACGGTCGCCGCCATCCGGCGACGCAAGCGTGATCAACGGATCGTCCTGCTGCGGCAGCAGGCCAGCGCGCTGCTGATGGATCACCCCAACGCCCATCTCTGGCTGTTCGGCTCCTGGGCCCGTGGTGACTGGGATGCATTCTCCGATGTTGACCTGCTGGCCATTGCCCCCAGCCGAGGGGAGGCCAATCGCCTGGCCGAGGCTGTCCTCGAGGCTGGAATGGCCGACGACGTGCTGGCTCTCAGCGATCAGGAATGGCAGGAACGCCGGACGGGGGATGACCCTTACTGGCGCGCCATCGGCAGAGATGCCCTGCGCCTGAGTCAGCCATGA
- a CDS encoding HEPN domain-containing protein — MTPRVEAWMRQANSDWAVAELTAQQGFHSQACYH; from the coding sequence ATGACACCGCGCGTTGAAGCCTGGATGCGACAAGCCAACAGCGACTGGGCTGTGGCCGAACTCACCGCCCAGCAAGGCTTTCACAGCCAGGCTTGTTATCACTAA
- a CDS encoding DUF3086 domain-containing protein, giving the protein MERTAADAMPDDTDLTPQEPEPAATTTETSTDTTAETDANPLMALALKDLQERRDALERDIQELTNRKQQLEADLKTSFAGQSDAIARRVKGFQEYLGGALQDLVQSVESLELVVQPMVVQPSPLDQKPADPNQSVEAPTASAAAVADTFRPDEDLIRAALERFLKQPDVYADPWNLRRSIDAKDIALLEDWFFNQGGRGAQPSRGTRPRNILASAALIAIIGELYGDQFQCLVLAGGPERLGEWRRGLQDALGLGREDFGPSSGIVLFERPEALVERADRLEERGEVPLILIDAAERSVDIPVLQFPLWLAFAAGPGERLDDDDLL; this is encoded by the coding sequence ATGGAGCGCACGGCCGCTGACGCAATGCCTGACGACACCGATCTGACACCGCAAGAGCCCGAACCGGCAGCAACGACCACTGAGACGTCCACCGACACGACCGCCGAAACAGACGCCAATCCCCTGATGGCACTGGCGCTGAAGGATCTGCAGGAGCGCCGCGACGCCCTCGAGCGCGACATCCAGGAGCTCACCAACCGCAAACAGCAGCTGGAAGCCGACCTGAAGACCTCCTTTGCCGGCCAGTCGGACGCGATCGCGCGCCGCGTCAAAGGTTTTCAGGAATACCTGGGGGGCGCCCTGCAGGACCTGGTGCAGAGCGTGGAAAGCCTCGAACTGGTGGTGCAGCCGATGGTGGTGCAACCGTCACCGCTGGATCAGAAGCCGGCGGATCCGAACCAGAGCGTGGAAGCCCCCACAGCCTCTGCCGCGGCTGTGGCCGACACCTTCCGCCCCGATGAAGATCTGATCCGCGCCGCCCTCGAGCGATTCCTCAAGCAGCCGGATGTGTATGCCGATCCCTGGAACCTGCGCCGCAGCATCGATGCCAAAGACATCGCCCTGCTGGAGGACTGGTTCTTCAACCAAGGCGGACGCGGCGCTCAGCCCAGCCGCGGCACACGGCCCCGCAACATCCTGGCCAGCGCGGCACTGATCGCGATTATCGGCGAGCTCTACGGCGACCAGTTCCAGTGCCTGGTGCTGGCCGGCGGCCCCGAACGCCTGGGTGAGTGGCGGCGGGGGCTGCAGGACGCCCTCGGCCTGGGCCGCGAGGACTTCGGCCCCAGCAGTGGCATCGTGCTGTTTGAGCGCCCCGAAGCCCTGGTGGAACGGGCTGACCGGCTGGAAGAACGGGGCGAAGTGCCGCTGATCCTGATCGATGCGGCCGAACGCAGTGTCGACATCCCCGTGCTTCAGTTCCCCCTCTGGTTGGCCTTCGCGGCCGGACCGGGTGAACGCCTCGACGACGACGATCTGCTGTAG
- a CDS encoding type II toxin-antitoxin system Phd/YefM family antitoxin — protein MASISVTEARKRLFSLIDEVRESHEPIEIQGKRGSAVLLSEQDWRAIQETLYLTSIPGMRDSILEGMATPADAMSEEPGW, from the coding sequence ATGGCATCGATCTCTGTGACGGAGGCGCGCAAACGCCTGTTCTCGTTGATCGACGAAGTGCGCGAATCCCATGAACCGATTGAGATTCAAGGCAAACGGGGCAGCGCAGTTCTCCTCTCGGAACAGGACTGGCGCGCGATCCAGGAAACGCTTTATCTCACCTCAATTCCGGGCATGCGCGACTCCATTCTTGAAGGGATGGCCACGCCAGCCGATGCGATGAGTGAGGAGCCTGGCTGGTGA
- a CDS encoding Txe/YoeB family addiction module toxin, translated as MSWRVVFSRQAQKDARKLASASPALKQRAQELIDLLVEDPWRSPPPFEALVGDLRGAYSRRINIQHRLVYSVEADQQLVKVLRLWSHYA; from the coding sequence GTGAGTTGGCGGGTGGTTTTCAGCCGACAAGCTCAAAAAGATGCCCGAAAACTCGCCTCCGCTTCACCGGCCCTGAAACAGCGGGCCCAGGAGCTGATCGACCTGCTGGTTGAAGACCCATGGCGCAGCCCACCCCCCTTCGAAGCGCTGGTGGGTGACCTGCGAGGGGCCTATTCCCGCCGAATCAACATCCAACATCGTCTCGTCTACAGCGTCGAAGCAGATCAACAGCTGGTGAAAGTGCTGCGGCTGTGGAGCCACTACGCCTAA
- the plsY gene encoding glycerol-3-phosphate 1-O-acyltransferase PlsY produces MLPFLRDPAACLVPVILTALLLLAIGYLLGSTPSGYLAGQWLKGIDLRDCGSGSTGATNVLRNVGKGPALVVFLVDVAKGALAVLLAKTFGLSDWLQVLAGLAALAGHIWPVWLGWKGGKAVATGFGMFLGLAWPVGLACFGLFMAVISIFRIVSLSSVVAALGLPLLMLAAEQSSAYVVVSLVASLMVLWRHRSNIQRLIAGNEPRIGQQQKA; encoded by the coding sequence GTGCTTCCATTTCTGCGCGATCCCGCAGCCTGTCTCGTTCCTGTGATCCTCACCGCCCTGCTTCTGCTCGCCATCGGCTATCTGCTGGGCTCCACCCCCAGCGGCTATCTCGCCGGCCAGTGGCTGAAGGGCATTGACCTGCGCGACTGCGGCTCCGGCAGCACCGGCGCCACGAACGTGCTGCGCAACGTCGGCAAAGGCCCGGCGCTGGTGGTGTTTCTGGTGGATGTGGCCAAGGGTGCTCTGGCGGTGCTGCTGGCCAAAACCTTCGGGCTGAGCGACTGGCTGCAGGTGCTGGCGGGCCTGGCGGCCCTGGCCGGTCACATCTGGCCGGTGTGGCTGGGCTGGAAGGGCGGCAAGGCGGTGGCCACCGGCTTCGGGATGTTTCTGGGGCTGGCCTGGCCGGTGGGACTGGCCTGCTTCGGCCTGTTCATGGCCGTGATCTCGATCTTCCGGATCGTGTCGCTCTCCAGCGTGGTGGCCGCCCTTGGGCTGCCGCTGCTGATGTTGGCGGCGGAGCAGAGCAGCGCCTACGTGGTGGTGTCGTTGGTGGCCAGCCTGATGGTGCTGTGGCGGCACCGCAGCAACATCCAACGGCTGATCGCCGGCAATGAACCACGCATCGGGCAGCAGCAGAAAGCCTGA
- a CDS encoding DUF4347 domain-containing protein, with the protein MVALQRAVLATHQLLVGDSHCPQIAGLLQGAKPPLLAIRAAADDPLAAISRGLQEQQEAGNPVRTLHLIAHGRPGAFRIGDTWIDAEALKAHAAELARWGVETIALWSCHVGADADFVALLAELSGAQVQASADWLGRDGDGNEQLQLGAWSLADVSDASAWPPAFRLATAAYDEITTELLRQRLSSRPDDLLLLDVRPLETSAADAIDGAVRIPWPTIESGEALEQVRALAAGKDVHVICQSGGWSAASSQFLVDQGIEVTNVAGGMNAWSLDQADVQAASDSSFSGAEKSDSITGNWNGLDPKDLTPGIYFTADNGSHVYLNGEQLGYTWNWINGFFIPLDNAVLSPGKNVIAIAGWDSEEIAGINGLFKFSDTVSFGTSGLDGEGKGEGWKVWNAENKDLVDVGETNSCIGDRSKDGDPKNACTGLQSYERKFDDNSGEHIGDFEHPFFPENEDDLIKQYYLANENKFPNIPTDPADPELHWTDIDFDDTGWEKPGSSVRSDSDNKLYGPGPWKGTTPDPTWLWYGTRSGTFNNKNENDSDKDETNPWTKYNLSLFRFSFNSLFAITGTGMCEEEADFGSTSQVVKAGFTIEFDGPLGSDKTFDYELTGDAGDVEFGIPDGGVYAFDADGPVNGVELITGPTYDPDTNTYSGQLKVDKGVESVVLGARWEKKSGDLTGQESVTLTFAEGNGQEGGVITTDTKTVVLDENGNGDFKENCPPKDLGFSITGEGFCAKEDLSGAQIAEAGFGIEFAEELESDEIFSFTLVGDGPGGDFDLLQQGLKAEAADGAPVVPGVELIEGSVAGNGSSYSGQIKINQGVKRVELGASWRSNSGLTGKEEVTLSLTRSEGLSGEVTTKSGTATLDHDGDGEFIDENCPPDEALPELNFDVEGSGFCATDFGNQIAEAAFTITFDGDDGLTSAGRLRYVLTGDGAGGDFDVLQKGLVAYDASGVVVEGGVTPDGVPSYDAESNTYEGTIVVAADVKRIELGASWKKSNGELTGEESVSLTVIQDNGLSTVSKTGVARLDADGDGEFIDENCPPDEALPELNFDVEGSGFCATDFGNQIAEAAFTITFDGDDGLTSAGRLRYVLTGDGAGGDFDVLQKGLVAYDASGVVVEGGVTPDGVPSYDAESNTYEGTIVVAADVKRIELGASWKKSNGELTGEESVSLTVIQDNGLSTVSKTVVARLDEDDCLPPPPPPPPPPPPPPPPPPLENPELSVEGFCAVEDGDTLSDKDATFSFVVTVSPGYSEPTTLDYAFSSNKSLEGYTVNSAVIRDSSDATVLTPGQSQGSFELAAGVERFQVDVTVTADEALTGDERLTLTVADQELTSATGSASLADEACLPPPSPEDECPNPGGRLYLLMDQSTSMLGTDPSTEKADVKNRLEAQNRVAFHSFVRAATEAGWGFRLKGETDKQNFGPQTTANIINNSTNDLASALANYELIDNPTDDCEASAFTVHLIKFGYVVDHGVRTFTPGDPVDGSVIADSILLTTTPDQIYGNSIEGNSTWDERKLPDPDRFDFFRGDDTLSSNLYSGTEMLGALKGLQKLLKKQRKQGLTDADDFTYVAMATDGRPERRSWWDNRNWEMSDDDVTGEPIPLPKSLGGTKISSSGLNYDAEGNPVFVLDNKGKDVWSKTQKKLNKALNKLAKGVDDPYEQLQVRAIGMGDGSRNVDFPRIYEDLYGDKTFDPSKGNWSYAYETSFGLPDFLG; encoded by the coding sequence ATGGTTGCTCTGCAGCGCGCCGTGTTGGCAACGCATCAGCTGCTGGTGGGCGACAGCCATTGCCCGCAGATTGCAGGGCTGCTGCAGGGAGCCAAGCCGCCGCTGCTGGCGATCAGAGCTGCCGCTGACGATCCCCTGGCAGCGATCAGCCGGGGGCTTCAGGAACAGCAGGAGGCTGGGAACCCCGTGCGGACCCTGCACCTGATCGCCCACGGCCGGCCGGGGGCTTTTCGGATTGGCGATACCTGGATTGATGCTGAGGCGTTGAAGGCCCACGCCGCCGAGTTGGCGCGTTGGGGAGTGGAGACGATTGCCCTGTGGAGTTGCCATGTCGGCGCCGACGCCGATTTTGTGGCGTTGCTGGCGGAACTCAGCGGTGCGCAGGTGCAGGCCAGTGCCGATTGGCTGGGGCGTGATGGCGATGGCAATGAGCAGCTGCAGTTGGGGGCGTGGTCTCTGGCGGATGTCAGCGATGCATCGGCATGGCCGCCAGCGTTCCGTTTGGCCACTGCTGCCTACGACGAGATCACGACAGAGCTGTTGCGTCAGCGCCTGAGCTCACGGCCGGATGACCTGCTGCTGTTGGATGTGCGGCCTCTGGAGACCTCCGCAGCGGATGCGATTGACGGGGCCGTACGCATCCCCTGGCCAACGATCGAGAGCGGTGAAGCGCTGGAGCAGGTGCGTGCCTTGGCTGCTGGCAAGGATGTGCATGTGATCTGCCAATCGGGTGGTTGGTCAGCGGCATCCAGCCAGTTTCTGGTGGATCAAGGCATTGAGGTCACCAACGTGGCCGGTGGCATGAATGCCTGGTCGTTGGATCAGGCCGATGTGCAAGCTGCTTCTGATAGCTCGTTTTCTGGTGCAGAAAAATCGGATTCAATAACAGGAAATTGGAACGGTTTAGACCCTAAGGATTTGACCCCTGGCATTTATTTTACGGCTGACAACGGGTCTCACGTTTATCTAAATGGAGAGCAGCTTGGTTATACTTGGAATTGGATTAATGGCTTTTTTATACCTCTTGACAACGCTGTCTTAAGCCCCGGCAAGAATGTTATTGCTATTGCTGGCTGGGACAGCGAAGAAATTGCTGGCATCAATGGTCTTTTTAAGTTTTCGGATACAGTAAGTTTTGGTACATCAGGCCTTGATGGTGAAGGTAAAGGTGAAGGTTGGAAGGTTTGGAATGCGGAGAATAAGGACTTAGTGGATGTCGGGGAGACCAATAGCTGCATCGGTGATCGATCAAAAGATGGAGACCCTAAAAATGCCTGTACGGGGCTTCAGTCCTATGAAAGAAAGTTTGACGATAATAGTGGCGAGCATATAGGAGATTTTGAACACCCTTTCTTTCCTGAAAACGAAGACGATCTAATAAAACAGTATTATTTAGCAAATGAAAACAAATTTCCCAACATTCCCACGGATCCTGCGGATCCTGAACTGCATTGGACTGATATTGATTTTGACGATACGGGATGGGAAAAACCAGGATCGAGCGTAAGATCTGATAGTGATAATAAACTTTATGGTCCGGGTCCTTGGAAAGGTACCACTCCAGACCCTACCTGGCTCTGGTACGGAACAAGGTCGGGTACGTTCAATAACAAAAATGAGAACGATAGCGATAAGGACGAAACAAACCCTTGGACCAAATATAATTTATCTCTCTTCAGGTTTAGTTTTAATTCTCTTTTTGCGATAACCGGAACAGGGATGTGCGAAGAGGAAGCCGATTTTGGAAGTACGTCGCAGGTCGTGAAGGCAGGTTTTACGATTGAGTTTGATGGGCCACTAGGCAGCGATAAGACGTTCGATTATGAGCTGACTGGTGATGCAGGTGATGTTGAATTTGGAATTCCGGATGGGGGGGTATATGCGTTTGACGCAGATGGTCCTGTTAACGGTGTCGAACTGATTACAGGTCCGACGTATGACCCGGATACGAACACCTACAGCGGTCAATTGAAGGTTGATAAAGGCGTTGAGAGTGTGGTGTTGGGAGCAAGATGGGAGAAGAAGAGTGGAGATCTGACTGGACAAGAGAGCGTCACGCTGACCTTCGCTGAGGGGAATGGACAAGAGGGCGGAGTGATTACGACTGATACGAAGACGGTGGTTTTAGATGAAAATGGTAATGGAGATTTTAAGGAGAATTGCCCACCCAAGGATCTTGGATTTTCGATAACAGGGGAAGGATTCTGCGCGAAGGAAGATTTAAGTGGAGCGCAGATTGCGGAGGCTGGATTTGGGATCGAGTTTGCGGAGGAATTGGAGAGCGATGAAATATTTAGCTTTACGTTGGTTGGAGATGGGCCAGGAGGAGATTTTGATCTGTTGCAGCAGGGTTTGAAGGCGGAGGCTGCGGACGGGGCCCCAGTGGTGCCGGGCGTGGAGTTGATTGAAGGTTCAGTGGCGGGGAATGGATCGAGTTATTCGGGTCAGATCAAGATCAATCAGGGAGTGAAGCGAGTCGAGCTGGGAGCGAGCTGGCGATCGAACAGTGGCCTGACTGGCAAAGAAGAGGTGACGCTGTCGCTGACACGATCGGAGGGATTGTCAGGAGAGGTGACGACAAAGAGCGGGACGGCGACGTTGGATCACGATGGTGATGGTGAGTTTATTGACGAGAATTGTCCGCCGGATGAGGCGTTGCCGGAGCTGAATTTTGATGTTGAAGGTAGTGGATTCTGTGCGACGGACTTTGGTAATCAGATTGCAGAAGCGGCATTCACGATCACGTTTGATGGCGATGATGGATTAACGAGCGCGGGGCGATTGCGTTATGTGCTGACGGGAGATGGAGCAGGAGGAGATTTTGATGTCTTGCAGAAGGGACTGGTGGCGTATGACGCGTCTGGTGTGGTTGTTGAGGGCGGGGTTACGCCAGATGGCGTGCCTTCCTATGACGCAGAAAGTAATACATATGAAGGAACGATTGTTGTTGCCGCTGACGTGAAGCGTATTGAGCTTGGAGCGAGCTGGAAGAAGAGTAATGGTGAATTAACGGGAGAAGAGAGTGTGTCGCTGACGGTGATTCAGGACAACGGGTTGAGCACGGTGAGCAAGACAGGTGTTGCGAGGTTGGATGCGGATGGTGATGGTGAGTTTATTGACGAGAATTGTCCGCCGGATGAGGCGTTGCCGGAGCTGAATTTTGATGTTGAAGGTAGTGGATTCTGTGCGACGGACTTTGGTAATCAGATTGCAGAAGCGGCATTCACGATCACGTTTGATGGCGATGATGGATTAACGAGCGCGGGGCGATTGCGTTATGTGCTGACGGGAGATGGAGCAGGAGGAGATTTTGATGTCTTGCAGAAGGGACTGGTGGCGTATGACGCGTCTGGTGTGGTTGTTGAGGGCGGGGTTACGCCAGATGGCGTGCCTTCCTATGACGCAGAAAGTAATACATATGAAGGAACGATTGTTGTTGCCGCTGACGTGAAGCGTATTGAGCTTGGAGCGAGCTGGAAGAAGAGTAATGGTGAATTAACGGGAGAAGAGAGTGTGTCGCTGACGGTGATTCAGGACAACGGGTTGAGCACGGTGAGCAAGACAGTTGTTGCGAGGTTGGATGAGGACGATTGTTTGCCACCACCACCACCACCACCACCACCGCCGCCACCGCCACCGCCACCGCCGCCACTGGAGAATCCCGAGTTGTCGGTTGAGGGGTTCTGTGCGGTTGAGGATGGAGACACCCTCAGCGATAAGGACGCCACCTTCAGCTTTGTGGTGACGGTGTCTCCGGGCTACAGCGAGCCCACCACGCTCGACTACGCGTTCAGTTCCAACAAGTCTCTTGAGGGATACACCGTGAATTCGGCTGTCATTCGTGACAGCAGTGATGCGACTGTTCTCACCCCTGGCCAGTCGCAGGGCAGCTTCGAGTTGGCGGCGGGTGTGGAGCGCTTCCAGGTGGATGTCACGGTCACGGCCGATGAGGCGCTGACGGGCGATGAACGGCTCACGCTCACCGTTGCTGATCAGGAGCTGACCTCAGCAACTGGCAGTGCCAGCCTTGCCGATGAGGCTTGTCTGCCTCCGCCCTCTCCTGAAGATGAGTGCCCCAATCCGGGCGGACGCCTCTATCTGTTGATGGATCAGTCCACCTCGATGCTGGGCACCGATCCCTCCACCGAGAAAGCGGATGTGAAAAACCGCCTGGAAGCTCAGAACCGGGTGGCCTTCCATTCCTTTGTTCGTGCTGCCACGGAGGCCGGTTGGGGGTTCCGCCTCAAAGGCGAAACCGACAAGCAAAACTTCGGGCCGCAGACCACGGCCAACATCATCAACAACTCAACAAATGATCTGGCTTCTGCGCTTGCGAACTATGAGTTGATCGACAACCCCACCGACGACTGTGAGGCCAGTGCCTTCACGGTGCACCTGATCAAGTTCGGCTATGTGGTGGATCACGGCGTCCGCACCTTCACCCCCGGTGATCCCGTGGATGGTTCGGTGATTGCCGATTCCATCCTGCTCACCACCACGCCGGATCAGATCTACGGCAACAGCATTGAGGGCAACAGCACCTGGGATGAACGAAAGCTCCCAGATCCGGATCGCTTTGATTTCTTCCGCGGCGACGACACCCTCAGCTCCAATCTCTACTCTGGTACCGAGATGCTGGGAGCTCTCAAAGGTCTGCAGAAACTGCTCAAGAAGCAGCGCAAGCAAGGCCTCACGGATGCGGATGATTTCACCTACGTCGCCATGGCCACCGATGGCCGGCCGGAGCGGCGCAGTTGGTGGGACAACCGCAACTGGGAGATGAGTGATGACGACGTGACTGGCGAGCCGATCCCCCTGCCGAAATCACTCGGCGGCACGAAGATCAGCTCCTCTGGACTCAACTACGACGCCGAGGGCAATCCTGTGTTCGTGCTCGACAACAAGGGCAAGGACGTCTGGAGCAAGACCCAGAAGAAGCTCAACAAGGCCCTCAACAAGCTGGCCAAAGGAGTGGATGATCCCTACGAGCAGCTGCAGGTGCGAGCCATCGGTATGGGCGATGGCTCGCGCAACGTCGATTTCCCGAGGATCTACGAGGATCTGTACGGCGACAAGACGTTTGATCCCAGCAAGGGCAACTGGTCGTACGCCTACGAAACCAGTTTCGGCTTGCCGGACTTCCTCGGTTGA
- a CDS encoding autotransporter outer membrane beta-barrel domain-containing protein, which produces MRVPDRLLRCLSLLPTSGAILLALTVTQAESALAETCITDPFGAEVCLPTSDPDDPPAPPVDPSGPPPVIVPPCFGACTQFPPPPPYRQYEETPEPEPEPEPEPTPEPTPEPTPEPTPAPVEPIRPLWLKSDALDQATAEAYLEQKLRNDYLAQSQNPTVDFNDAPVVIFNGVRYLEILEPNTALLSGSSNEPGFNVWVRGFGGEDSVGASRGRYADFSNGGAQLGFDIPLSRSTRIGLFGTYAVMNGNDGSRGSWDADGWGGGGYAEYWTDNFYLRGMLSAGGFDGEHSRSINGDRARGDRSGNSWTGVLSLGAPFDSGDWIIEPQAQLSYTNTSLDRFSEHGADRDERLQFHAMELDQFGSELTVTFTHPIRDGQASLFMPSLRLGWVADWGRSGDSQKVTFLESGDSDRISINGDADHGALIELGLDYTTFNFTDTSMGVYARSGVVLWGGDRGTSWQVQGGLNFRF; this is translated from the coding sequence ATGCGGGTTCCCGATCGTTTACTGCGCTGTCTGTCGCTGCTGCCCACCAGCGGCGCCATCCTGCTGGCGCTCACGGTGACCCAAGCGGAGAGCGCTCTTGCCGAGACCTGCATCACGGATCCCTTCGGGGCGGAGGTGTGTCTGCCGACATCGGATCCTGACGATCCGCCAGCCCCCCCCGTCGATCCCTCAGGGCCGCCACCCGTCATCGTTCCCCCGTGCTTTGGGGCCTGCACACAGTTCCCGCCTCCACCGCCCTACCGCCAGTACGAGGAAACCCCGGAGCCAGAACCCGAGCCCGAGCCTGAGCCCACTCCAGAACCAACTCCAGAACCCACGCCGGAACCCACCCCGGCGCCTGTGGAGCCGATCCGGCCGCTGTGGTTGAAGAGCGATGCCCTCGATCAGGCCACCGCCGAGGCCTATCTCGAGCAAAAGCTGCGCAACGACTACCTCGCCCAGAGTCAGAACCCCACGGTTGATTTCAACGACGCTCCCGTCGTGATCTTCAACGGTGTGCGCTACCTCGAGATCCTCGAACCCAACACCGCCCTGCTCTCCGGCAGCAGCAATGAGCCCGGCTTCAACGTTTGGGTGCGCGGCTTCGGCGGAGAAGACTCCGTTGGCGCCAGCCGCGGGCGTTACGCCGACTTCAGCAACGGTGGTGCCCAACTTGGCTTTGACATCCCCCTCAGCCGCTCCACCCGCATCGGCCTGTTCGGCACCTATGCCGTGATGAATGGCAACGACGGCTCCCGCGGCAGCTGGGATGCCGACGGCTGGGGTGGTGGCGGTTATGCCGAGTACTGGACCGACAATTTCTACCTGCGCGGCATGCTCAGCGCCGGTGGTTTCGACGGTGAACACAGCCGCTCCATCAACGGCGACCGCGCCCGCGGTGACCGCAGCGGCAACTCCTGGACCGGTGTGCTCAGCCTCGGCGCACCGTTTGATTCCGGCGACTGGATCATCGAACCCCAGGCCCAGCTCAGTTACACCAACACCAGCCTCGATCGCTTCAGCGAACACGGCGCTGACCGCGACGAGCGGCTCCAGTTCCACGCCATGGAACTCGACCAGTTCGGGTCCGAACTGACCGTGACATTCACCCATCCCATCCGCGATGGCCAGGCCTCCCTGTTCATGCCATCCCTGCGGCTGGGCTGGGTCGCCGACTGGGGCCGCAGCGGCGACAGCCAGAAGGTGACCTTCCTGGAATCCGGTGACAGTGACCGCATCAGCATCAACGGCGATGCCGATCACGGCGCCCTGATCGAACTCGGCCTCGACTACACCACCTTCAACTTCACCGACACCTCCATGGGCGTCTACGCCCGCAGCGGAGTGGTGCTCTGGGGTGGTGATCGCGGCACCTCCTGGCAGGTGCAGGGCGGACTCAACTTCCGGTTCTGA
- the pyrF gene encoding orotidine-5'-phosphate decarboxylase, with protein MGGSGDPADRIIVALDGMDPDQALAFAAQVEGLRWVKVGLELFVQAGPEVVARLREQGLRVFLDLKFHDIPATMAGACRRAAALGAELITVHACAGSEALKAAQAAAMEGAQRAGQPSPTLLAVTVLTSWQEQRLQRELAIAQGIGERVPALAQLSANAGIGGCVCSPLEAAALRAQHPVPFALVTPGIRPKGAAVGDQARVMGPAEAMAAGASQLVIGRPITRADDPSAAFAACCAELRTGS; from the coding sequence ATGGGGGGCTCTGGCGATCCCGCTGATCGGATCATCGTGGCCCTCGATGGCATGGACCCGGACCAGGCCCTGGCCTTTGCGGCTCAGGTGGAGGGGTTGCGCTGGGTGAAGGTGGGCCTGGAGCTGTTCGTGCAGGCGGGGCCTGAGGTGGTGGCCCGGTTGCGCGAGCAGGGGTTGCGGGTGTTTCTGGATCTCAAATTTCACGACATCCCGGCCACGATGGCCGGGGCCTGCCGGCGGGCGGCGGCGCTGGGGGCGGAGCTGATCACCGTGCATGCCTGCGCCGGCAGCGAAGCGCTCAAGGCAGCCCAGGCCGCGGCGATGGAAGGTGCGCAACGTGCCGGTCAACCCTCCCCCACTCTGCTGGCGGTGACGGTGCTCACCAGCTGGCAGGAGCAGCGACTGCAACGGGAACTCGCCATTGCTCAGGGCATCGGCGAACGGGTGCCGGCGTTGGCGCAGCTATCGGCGAATGCCGGCATCGGCGGCTGTGTGTGTTCACCGCTAGAGGCCGCGGCGCTGCGGGCCCAGCACCCCGTGCCGTTTGCCTTGGTGACGCCGGGGATACGCCCCAAAGGAGCGGCGGTGGGCGACCAGGCCCGGGTGATGGGGCCGGCGGAGGCGATGGCTGCTGGGGCGAGCCAGCTGGTGATCGGGCGGCCGATCACCAGGGCGGATGATCCCAGCGCTGCGTTTGCCGCCTGCTGCGCTGAACTCAGAACCGGAAGTTGA